A window of Carassius auratus strain Wakin unplaced genomic scaffold, ASM336829v1 scaf_tig00024639, whole genome shotgun sequence genomic DNA:
aacattatatataatatattggccttatatgaaatagaattaaactaattaagacatttaaattgttattatattatattgtttgtgCCGATCGGAATTCCAGTAGATGTTCGGTCAGCTGTTTAAGAAAACCAACCAAGCaaggcaaaaaagaaagaaagaaaaaacacaatgaaGGCAACCCGAACTCTATTTAGAGCTTTACAATAATCCTTTTCTACTCTGACAGAATTTGTTACATTTCAATTTTCTTTGAAGTAGTTTTCGGCATATTTGATGGCAAGGTTCGAAAGCACAGCATTATCAGTGCAAGAATGGGGCTTTTCAAGGTTTCAAAGAGCTCTCTCTTGTAGGGCACAGATTGTGTGGTCTTATCGGGTCATTCTCTCAAGAGTCACTTGAAAAATCCACAGTATTTGGTCTAACTCCCGATACTATGTGTGAGCCATGCTAAGACTTCAAGGCATTTGCTTTGTAACGGAATCTGCTTAGGTTTACTGAGCATTAAAAAGTCCttgcacacacgtacacacacgaACCCTTTGCACAAGAATGTTCCCTAGTGGTAAAACTGAGGAATGGAGCCATCCATGCGCTAAGCAAACAGAATAATCTAATGGATCAGCTGTTTTCTCCTCCCATTGCAATTATCCAGTGCCATGTTAAGAATATGGCTACGTCAGTAAATGCTTGATGCTAATACAGATAATCCCTTACATAGATATACATATCACATTCAGACGGGTCACTTAGCCACCGAACCACCCAAGCAGTCAGATTGCAGGAGCTGAGACCGCCAACAGAGAGAAAGTGCATCCTTCAGGTTCGAACAAGCTAATGAGGAATATGTAAATGATGTGGGGGCTTATGAGATTACCACTTGTTTGATAGTTATTACAGGTGTTAGTAAACCAGAATTAGGAGCCCAGTTAATGCCGTTCCATTCAGACCCTGATTGATCCTTTAATACAGGCATTCGTGGTTATGTTTGCTTCCCTGAATTGTGCTGTGGTGGGTCCACACTGTGTACTCTGTACTTGTTTTCCTacttttctttccatttttctCGCCTCTGAACACAGCTTACTTGGAAAACTTCACTAAGATAAATTCAATTGCATAGATGTCATGTTTTCACATCCAGATGCAAAGAAGTCTCGATTCTACTCCAGTACTGATAAGAACAGTTGCTCTGTGAAAGTATCCATCAGATACTGCCCTGCTTTCTCTCACTTCGGAGTTAAAGAAGTCATTAAGCTTATCCAGACGCAACAAAAGAAAGATTTTGCAACGGCAAACAGGAGTGTCAAATCAAACAGAGATTTGACAAAGAGGCTTTGGCGAGTTggtgaggtccataccaatttgGAGATTTCAATGCTCTCTTTCTCACTCCTGGGAAAATCACTGGACTTGCTTAAAAAGGACAAAAGCCCTAAATATGAAGAGAACAACTAAAGAACATTATGTAATATTCAGCAAAACATTACTCAAAGTGGAATGTTGAAACTCACAAGTTTTATGTGTAACAAAGTGAAACTCACAACAGTTTTATGAGCAATTGTAAAGGCAGCTGGGTTTGCAGAGAAAATATTAACTAAACAAGTCTACCTAGAACTATCTGACTAAAAAAggaaactaaacttttttttttctttctttcttttttttttttaaatcccacaTCCAGAGTCAAATTCCCATGTCTGGATCATGAATATCCTGAGAGCCAAtcaactttaaaacaataaaacagcatGTACTGCAGAAACTGTACTGCAATTTCCTTCACCTGACAGAAGAAATAGTCCAACATTTGATTAGAAAGTTCAGGCAAATTACTGAGCAGCTCACCAATCAGACACATCTTTCTTGAAGGGTATCTAAAATCACACTCTTAATTTTAAAAgcaaatttacaaatatttagtgaaaggaatatatatatatatatatatatatatatatatatatatatatatatatatatatatatatatatatatatatatatatatatatatatgagaaatcAAATTTCACCAAAGTTATTTAAACAGTACAAACAATcttgaatattttaattgtatgccATTGAAATgcattgtacaaaaaaataacatttcaaataaagtatTGCAACAAGACCATACACTAAAAACAAAACCGTAATAAGCCTCTTTTTCAGAGAATGAAAACATTCTATTATAAAGATACTGTAAATTAAGTTTATGACTGTTAAAATCAAGTGGCCCATGTTTGATTGATACAATTTACAGGACATTTAGCCATATTTAAAGTATCCTTTAAAAAAGTCAGTCAACAaaagctgtaaaataaaatgtaaataaaataatgaataaatgatttacatttaatGTCAACATAAAGGCAGCCTTTTCACTTAATGAAGAAAGTAGCTAtctgtgtgagaaaaaaaaactatttattatttagatcCGTGTGGTCGTAATTACTGTGAAAATGCATTGCAAATTCATGGGGAAACCAACTTAATTAGTCTTTGAATAGATGTCTTAAAACGATTAATTCAAAATACTTTCTCTGTTGGATCCgcgctgccctctgctggagGCCAAACGAAATACAACACTAACCGTGCCGTGCGTAGGGTTTCAATTTTGAGCACTAAGTAGGCTACAAAAGGTTTATTGTTTTAAGATTTGATGGGGATGGGAGTTTTAAAATTAATTCCAGGCTTATtttggaagaagaagaaaaaacacactttCTGTGATATATCcataatttttaattgtttgtaataTTCAGATAAGTTCAAAGAGTTTAATAAAGtgctataaataaacaaacaaacgtcATGAAAAACGAAGCTAAATATTTTGTTAAGTTAGATGTCGTTATCCTGATATAAGTTCTTCATATTCATgatgaaatgttttgttgttgagaGTAGGCACTAAAACAAGCATAGATATAAAGCTAAAATCTGTACAAAGTTGGCAGATATGttttaaatgagattttaaaacACTTCTCATTTAGCCAAATAAATATTAAGATTTAAATTGGCTGAAGGCGCTAAAATGCTCTCTCGCGCGCTTTCAAAACAATGCGTTTCACTTGAGAAAAAAGCTGAACGTCATGTCGTTTTCAAATTGATTGTGTTCCGCAAGCTGAGGCGAATTTACGCTATGCATTATTTAAACGTTTTCAATGTTATGCCGGTTTCTTGTGTTCCTCTTGTTCCAAATGTGGTCAACAACACAAGCCCGGTCATTGTAATGCGCTATTCCTCCCTCAAAAAGACCAAGAACGATGGGAATTCCAGAAACTAGTATTATTTTGGAGGTGACACCTATTTGCTGctcataaaaacaatatttaggtTGTGTTTGAGCGTTACCACACTGAATAGGCCCTATTCATGTGGGGTTAAGAATGTAGCGTGGGTCTGTGAGGAGGTAGCGTGGGTCCCTGTGTTTCGGGGAGGAGCTGTCAGGGTTTCGGGGGACCCGCCAGAGTCTCTTGCTTGGGTTCGAACTGCGGTGATTTAACTGCATAATAGGATTGAAAGTGAGCCGCGGAATTTATGTCAGTTCACATTTCATCAAACGGTGAGTGTGAATTGAAGTCGACAGAACAGAGGGTTAATCCAGAACTAAAGCCAAAATAATTAGGGGCCCCTATCTAATCTGCTCATTCTAACACCCTTCAATGACATTAAAATATGGCAACGCTTGCTGTTGGCAGTCAGATGTGTTCCCCGACTTTAAATGGGCCAATAAAAGTCCAGGCTTTAGTGAAAAGCAGAGGTTTGTTCATAGGAACCAACATAGTTAGCAGTGAATAAAGTTATTATGTCATTTAAGACAATCTAGAGATATAAAAGAACTGAAAGTGAAATATGTTTGTAATGTAATGAGAATTTGGAAACAAACACTACCTATGttttaatgtttcctaaccatgGCTACCACCCAAACCCTGGCCACagcacatattttaaaatgctggaaTGTGAAGCGTTTGCTCTGAAGCACTCGGAAGTGCATTTGACATTGTGAattgttctttttaaagaaagacattttttcACGTACACTTAAGCCACAATTTACAAATAAGATTCATATTATGCACGCAACTGAAAACCTCTGAAACTTGCCGTTGATTCGAtcaaacaataacattttatacTTAATTCAACTCCCAAAAATATCATTAAGTGTACATTTGTCCATCAAcgtctgggagatctgaggagaAGCAGTGAGACATCCCAGGTCAGGAATGTCAGACAGGAAGTAAATTAGGGGTGGTCACTTTAAGTGACAGTGCGTCCATTATAATGATACTCATCCGATTTATTTctccactgtttactttcacttaagacataaccaacagtTTTTTCGAGGACACTCTCCAAcacgggtattttgacataattttgtatATCGGTACAAGAGCAAAAAGGGCAAATTCGGTGTTGAAACGTTTTGAGATGCATCTCTCAGCATGCACCCTTAACACCAGAACACCAGGTGCTGAagtgggctctttcacatctttttctgtttgcatgtttaaactgtgatttgtatttgttcgttcaggtgcaggaggacgcgaAGGAGAGCTTGGTTCAGCATTGCTGTCCTCAGTGTCTTTTAGGCTGTCATCAGTCAGTCGGTTGAGATCACTGGGGGGCCCCCCTCGGCCGAGGGCCCCTATAATCATCACCACTTTTCACCCCACTAGAGACGGCCCTGTCTATTACCCACTTAAGTGCTGAGGTTTGTTAAAGTAATGCAAGATAAATATGTTCAGTTGTGTTATCATGTGCTGTGTCATCTCTTTCATGTCAGTGCGGAGTATAGTGCTAGAGACAGAGAGACTAGTGGAGTCTCGGAGGTAATTGGAACCAGAACGCTGGCAGCATGAGGTATTGCAACAGCTTCAGGGACCCCGGGGATCGTCAGAGATGGGGTTCATCTCTGAGCATGAGGATTTAGTGCTGAATTATTTCTCAGGTGTTGGACGCTTGATGGATGCCCTTGCCAAGGACCTCTGGGCAGTGGTGGGGAGTGGTTTGACACTTGCTTGTGAGAGCCCCACATTTTTTGTGTAAGCTGTATGAATAGTGGAGCGTGAAGAAGCACTAGATCAGGTGTTTCTGGAGAAGCGGAGGTCAACATTGGGACAGAACACACCCATGCTCACTGGGCAACAAATGCTGTTTTCTTTcgcagaaaataaaatgtaaatacaatcatgaataaattatttacatttaatgtcaACATAAAGGCAGCCTTTTCACTTTATGAAGAAAGTAGGTATCTGTGGgagaaaaagtatttattatttagatCCGTGTGGCCGCAATTACTGTGAAAATGCATTGCAAATTCGTGGCTTAAGAATTATGAATTCAAAAGACTTTCACTGCTGGATCCGCGCTGACATTGCCAAACGAAATACAACACTGATGCAAAAGAGAGTGGTCTTCAGAAATAATGATGAACGAAACCAATTGAACCAGCGAATGACACAGGATGCTCAGCAGCTGAGGTACCTCCTTCAAAGCTTGGTGAAAgcttatttacatacatttttgggGGGAGTCTCCTGTCAAGTGCACCCAGATGCACAGATTCAGCTTGGACAGAAACATAAATGCTTAAAATGAGTTAAattcaaagtaaaacagaaacGAATAATAACCTACTCATTCATTGCAAAACTAAAGCAAAGCTATTCATGAAGAAACTGACTTGAATTTGCACAAAACTAGCAATTAATTGGCTCTTATCAGGCTTGCAGGTAGCAGACCTCTAGAAATAACACAAGTCTGTATACATTTGTGGCCTTagtatttcattcatttaatgacatttttacatttaaaggagATTAATGGGACCATAGGTGAGGTGAATCCCACAGCTTTGATACTTGCACTGGCTGACATAATCAATTTGAAAGACCCAAACATGCTAATACTGGAGATTTCCGAATTCGTAACCAAGTACCCTGATATAAGGAGAGATTTCAAACCAAGCATACCCAGCATATCTACATATTCTAAATTCATGTCTAATATAGATATTAATCTATGCCAAGAGACTTACAGATGTGTCTTTTCAGTGAGGAGCATGTCTCTGTCCTGTTGGATGTAAGAGGGGACGTAACCAAAGACGTGCAGAAGTCAGTACTAGATTTTCTGGAGGCACCACTACCCACCTTTACccattatattgtatatatatatatatactgattcaTCAAttcatatattaacaataaatgcaatggttttaCACTAACAATCAACAatgtaaatacatgaaaatacaaTGGATCTCTACATGAAATAATACAGGCTACAAAAATtacgaataataataatttaaaaaataaattatatatcaagGAATTATTGATATTTGTTAAGTCCAAGTCCAAGTCCAAGTAATCATAAAGACAAGACAGTTTCTCACTTCTTCAAGGTTTATTCAAACCCACAAGCAATACAACAGTGCCAGCCATTTACATGATTGGGCAGCAGTTGCAACCACTTCCATTCTTAGTCCACACCTCTTATAGGTATCAACATGTGGATAACAGCGCCATCTCCGGACAAGTACACAGACACAACAATATTCTTATATTATAAATTACACATCAAGATTCAAATATTCAGGCTTTTATACAGGTGGAACAAATACCATGAAAATGAATATACAAATAATAGCTTTACAATTTGTATAGAACAGCTATGATATGTTTCACAATCTTTACACAAATCCACGAGGAAGGAACCAGACACTGTAAGTGAGAGCTAAATAATGTTCAACAACACAAAATATTGCCCCTACCTTCAAAAGTGGCCCAACATTTCAAAGACAAGGACAAGTCAAGCACGTACCTTAAATTAACATCCTAACTTCGACTTGTTTATGTGTTATCAACACAACGCATAACCATAGACAGAAAAAGAGCGCATAACACACAAACTGTAAGTAATTTTGGTAAAGGCTGATGGGAAGCGGCCTTCAGTTGTCACGTGATCTTAGGGGCGTGACTTTACGGAAAAAACATGGCTGCGCCCGGTGAGATCATGTTGGATTAATCTATTTGTGAACGATCTAGGAATTGTAATACAATATACATTCATCAGTATATTTGTTTACTAATAACTGAAATGACAATGAAGACATTTTGCGGTCGTGCAAATCCAACAACCGGAGCGCTGGACTGGGTTGAGGAAAGCGAGGAGTATGATTACCATCAGGAGATTGCGAGGTGTGTAAACCATCTCATGTGACATCACCATGCGCCTTCAACAAGTTATCTTTGCTTGGTTTTGTAGGAGTTATCAATGATATTGttttcaaaaatttaaattagtcaGTGACGCGGTGAAAATACTTGTATTTGCAAATACTCTTTACACATGGAACCTGTTTTAAAGTGCTAAGTTAGATTATCAataaaatttaatcatttaattaattctaGTCGTGTGATCTCCTGTTATGGGACAGGGGGTAAATTATCTGGGAATATCCTGATAATAGTTGCTGTGTCTTTCCCAGGTCCTGCTATGCCGATATGCTCCATGATAAAGACAGAGTAAGTATTGTTGTTGGACACATTAATACACGATATCTCCTATGATGAAGGACAGTTTGCAAAATAAGTTATTTAGgttttatgtaaaaaagaaaatcaaaatgaataaatgatgatagaatgttcaattcttgggtgaactatccttttaagattAGTTGTCATATTTTCCAAAGCATATGGACTGAAAATCACCCAGTTTTAAACACAGTAGCTAATATGTTGCTAATCGTTGATCTCTATGCCTTATGTACTTAAGAATGAGAAATACTACCAAGGCATTCGAGCAGCGGTGAGCAGAGTAAAGGCTCGCGGTGAACGGGTGGTGGTCCTGGACATCGGCACTGGGACGGGTTTGCTCTCTATGATGGCTGTGACGGCTGGAGCCGATTATTGCTATGCCATAGAGGTGCTCACTAATGCTCATGTATGGAATTTTGAGTAATaagaaaacatttgaatgaaGACAAATATATGAATCCCATACAGGTGTTTAAACCCATGGCACAGGCTGCCACGTGCATCGTGGAGAGGAACGGCTTCTCAGATAAAATCAAGGTCATCAACAAACACTCCACGGAGGTTACCGTTGGACCAGGTAAGACAACCACCAATATGCTTATTAATTATTATCCAGGTAAATCAGATGGGTTCAATGCAGTGctttaatatagtaataattatacAGCTGATAATTACAGTCCTGAATGTTGATTGGTCAGTACAGCTTTCGacccatattaaaatatatgataatatactgtataactaCCTACTGtgtctattatatatataatattttacaattctatttaatttaatattttatatattaataattttattatacatatatgtgtgttatatatatatatatatatatatatatagatagatagatagatagatagatagagaaaatcaacttgaatttgtgccatattgtaaatatattaatgaaaaccATCAACTGTATCAGCTTGTATTGCATTCTTGCAAATATacatgtatttgtatgtgtagaTGGAGACATGGAAGAACGAGCTAACATCCTTGTCACAGAGCTGTTTGACACAGAGCTGATCGGTGAAGGAGCTTTGCCCAGCTAtgaacatgcacacatgcacctCGTCCAGGTACACACAGTTGTAAATTGCAGTTGAACTTTTGCTGTATTGTTTAAGTGTTTAACGGAGTTGCTCTCGCTGGCACAGGCAGATTGTGAAGCTGTGCCACATCGTGCCACAGTCTATGCCCAGCTGGTGGAGTCAGATATGCTGTGGAAATGGTCACAGCTCCAACCCATAGAGGTGGATGGGAGCAAACTGCTGCCCCCTCCTGCTGTGGTGAAGTGTGCAGGAGCGCCTTCTGTCTGTGATATCCAGCTTAGCCAGGTGCCACCAGAGTCTTTCACTCCCCTCGGGCCCATCTGCACCATGTTCAGGTACAAGTCTGGATGTAATTTAGCTGTCTAGATTAAAACAGggtcatttttttctttgtagcTCATCTACTCTTTCACACTAGGGTGGATTTCAGCAAACCGGTTAGCAGCGCTGCTCAGTCCTACATGGCACAGTTCAAGGCCCAGACCAGTGGGAGAGCACAGGTGGTCTTATCCTGGTGGGACATCGACATGGACCCCGATGGCAACATTGTGTGCACTATGGCCCCCAGTTGGAACTACTCAGATCCTCATACTTACCCTGTATGTACCGGTGCTTAGCCATTAATATTCACATAGGAATatcaaaaatatgtaataaataaataatataatacgtaataagtaaataatagtaaataagtAATCTTTCATCCCAAAAACAATTCAAAGTAAAAAAGAAGAAAGTTAGCTTATATTTAGTcccattattaaaattattttaatgaaaatgaaaacgcACCATCCAAAtctataaatgttaattttgtttttgaattgtgtTTGTAATTCTCATTATTGTCATTAATAATTCTTATGAGATCTATTTCTGTAATACACAAAATTGGGCATACATAATAAGAATAATGTAAAGATTTCTAAATACTcttcaataatatttaaataatttattacatttatcaaaaaatatttatgtaaaaatatatatatatatatatatttttagcaatacaaagggttcatgaatattaatattctttcttgacatcatttattttaatagtgtcacaatgcaaaacaaaacaaaaaatgttcctAAAAAAGGGTTTAATTTTATGcagtataataattaaaaaaatgtaagtattaatgaacaataaataaacaattttaggCTGAATGTCTTTGGAAGAtgaataatctaatctaatctaatatgaaCCCGTAATGCCAATAAACTTTCTTTGGCTTGATGTATAAATatgtttgattatttttcatCATGTGATGTGCAGTGGAGGGATCACTGGATGCAGAGTGTCTACTTCCTGTCTGCAGAGGAGAATGTGTCAGAAGGAGAAGAGCTGAATTTAATCGTCTCCCATGATGACTACAGTCTCTGGTACAGCCTTACACACAGGTAATCTGATTTTGAGCAGTGTTTAGCCATACTGACAAATTCTCAACTTTAACCAAGACCGAACATAAACAGTCTTTGAGgaagacaatatgatatttttcaCAATCTGTATTATAGTGAACAAAATGATGTCAAAGTGGCAAAGTTTCGGCCGTGTTGCACCTGTCAGGCTCACCTGGTCTGGACGAGGCCTCGCTTCGGGGAACTGAATGACGAACAGAGGACTGAGAGTTATGTGAATGCATTACGCAGTGTAAGTTAACTGTTCATTTACATGTGAGATTGAATCGCTGCTTTCTGTTGACCGGCAATGGCTCAAATCTGAGTGTGTGTCATGTCTGCTTGCAGATTCTGAAACCagacagtgtgtgtttgtctgtcagtGACGGGAGCCTATTACCCATTTTTGCTCATCTACTTGGGTCTAAAAAGGtgagaatgcatttttttttcaagtcagtAGGTTCACAAATTAGCAAGCTCCCTTCTCCCTACACAGACAGCTGCCTTCTAAGGCAGCATCCTAAGCTTCATGGAAACTTTTAAGTAAATTATAAGCAACTCTATGCATTAGATGTCTTGATTTCAGTAGTGTTTGATGTTAGCATGCTGCTAAGCTAATAATGCAATATTGGGTAAATAATCTGCTTTGAGCTAAACTCAACTATTTTTCTGGAGTAAATTAGAGATTTTAAGTAAATTATAAGCAACTCTATGCACCACACAACTTGTAGTTGACTTCAGTAGAGTTTGATGTTAGcctgttgctaagctaacaatgcAGTATTGGTTAAAAAAATCggttttgaattaaaatgaaccATTTTTAGCAAGAAAgtcataatttttaagtaaattataaGCAGCCTGTGCACTACACTGCATTGCATTATCGGGTAAATTATCTGTTTTGAGTTAAACAGAACTATTTATATCAATACTTTTAAGTATTGAATGAATAACTGACATTATTCTTACCTTATAATGCATAACgtctttgattaatttttttcagtgaaggATAAATGTTGCATTACCTTGTAGCTGTAGCTAAAATTAGGTATCCTAGGAGGCAATACAGTTAAGTAAAAAACTGTCTAGGTAGGCacctcactaggttttggaacagaacaTAACATAATGTATATGAatctttctttttatcttttcaggTGTTCAGTTTGGAAAGCTCTGGAATGGCGAAACAAGTGATCGAACAGGTGAGATTTTGTATCTAAAAAAGAATTACCTACATGAGTTCAGACAGGATTAGTTGGTAATGAAAAGTTTTATCTCCTGCTCACAGGTGCTGCACACTAACTCACTGAAGCATGGAGTCCAGCTCCTGGGAGTACGACCTGAGCAGCTCTCATTAGCTGATCTAGAAGGAAATCGGGTACGAACTAAACCGAATCTGCATAGACCAAGATGCCCTCTATATATGTACTTTACAAGCATTTGTAGAGTTTCAAAGACTCTGCACAATCTGAAATTACAACAACAGTAAGTGATCTAGTGATCTTGTATTTTCCACCCTTCAGATTTCAGTATTGATGGCAGAGCCGTACTTTAGCACCAGTCTTCTGCCGTGGCACTCTCTGTTTTTCTGGTATTGCCGCACCGCTGTGGCGCAGCTGCTCCATCCCAGTGTCACCATCCTGCCCCGTGCTGCCACGCTTTACATAGTCGCTGTTGAATTTcaagtaaatgatttattttggaTAATAGTTGTTGGATATATACGGTATTCTGTAATATATATTTCCAGACTGACTGACTTCTGTATAATACATTTGTGAATCCTGAATCAGGATCTGTGGCGAATCCGAGCTGCTTGCGGTACTTGTGAGGGCTTTGATGTCAGTCCAATGGATGAGATGATTCAGGTGAGAGCCGGTTACAGGTTTTGGTCTGAACCTCTGTTATGAAT
This region includes:
- the LOC113078202 gene encoding protein arginine N-methyltransferase 7-like; its protein translation is MTMKTFCGRANPTTGALDWVEESEEYDYHQEIARSCYADMLHDKDRNEKYYQGIRAAVSRVKARGERVVVLDIGTGTGLLSMMAVTAGADYCYAIEVFKPMAQAATCIVERNGFSDKIKVINKHSTEVTVGPDGDMEERANILVTELFDTELIGEGALPSYEHAHMHLVQADCEAVPHRATVYAQLVESDMLWKWSQLQPIEVDGSKLLPPPAVVKCAGAPSVCDIQLSQVPPESFTPLGPICTMFRVDFSKPVSSAAQSYMAQFKAQTSGRAQVVLSWWDIDMDPDGNIVCTMAPSWNYSDPHTYPWRDHWMQSVYFLSAEENVSEGEELNLIVSHDDYSLWYSLTHSEQNDVKVAKFRPCCTCQAHLVWTRPRFGELNDEQRTESYVNALRSILKPDSVCLSVSDGSLLPIFAHLLGSKKVFSLESSGMAKQVIEQVLHTNSLKHGVQLLGVRPEQLSLADLEGNRISVLMAEPYFSTSLLPWHSLFFWYCRTAVAQLLHPSVTILPRAATLYIVAVEFQDLWRIRAACGTCEGFDVSPMDEMIQRSLDYRESLEAEPHPLWEYPCRALTKPRPVLTFDFTQCVPEQPVNSDGTVAFTGRGHCHGVALWMEYQLTEDINVSMGLTKQVSEEGACEWNPHRKQGVFFFRSARETSGDGREDLSYNLTFEPHTGDIKMNFSVTEPLQD